Proteins encoded by one window of Polyodon spathula isolate WHYD16114869_AA chromosome 16, ASM1765450v1, whole genome shotgun sequence:
- the LOC121329226 gene encoding solute carrier family 2, facilitated glucose transporter member 1-like: protein MESGGKKVTFQLMLAVGVAVIGSLQFGYNTGVINAPQTVIESFYNDTWFDRYQERIPPTSLTTLWSVSVAIFSVGGIFGSFSVGLFVNRFGRRNSMLFSNCLAFIAAALMGFSKMGASWEMIIIGRFVVGLYCGLTTGFVPMYVGEIAPTALRGALGTLHQLGIVIGILMAQIFGMEEIMGSASLWPVLLGFTFIPAVVQCAILPFCPESPRFLLIIRNEENKAKSVLKKLRGTTDVGADMQEMKEESRQMMREKKVTIPELFRSPLYRQPILIAIVLQLSQQLSGINAVFYYSTDIFRRAGVAQPVYATIGAGVVNTAFTIVSLFIVERAGRRSLHLIGLLGMAGCAVLMTIALALLEKVAWMSYVSIVAIFGFVAFFEIGPGPIPWFIVAELFSQGPRPSAFAVAGFSNWMANFIVGMGFQYLAEWCGAYVFVIFTVLLLVFFVFTYFKVPETKGRTFDEISAGFRQGSGSNPSEKHSPEELNSLGADSQL from the exons aaagtcACGTTTCAGCTGATGCTGGCTGTAGGAGTGGCTGTGATTGGGTCCCTGCAGTTTGGGTACAACACTGGAGTGATCAACGCCCCTCAGACG GTCATTGAATCCTTCTACAATGATACCTGGTTTGACCGATACCAGGAGCGCATTCCTCCAACCTCCCTCACCACCCTCTGGTCTGTCTCTGTCGCCATCTTCTCAGTCGGGGGCATCTTTGGATCTTTCTCTGTCGGACTTTTTGTCAACCGCTTTGGGAG GCGGAACTCCATGCTGTTTTCCAACTGTCTGGCCTTCATCGCTGCTGCTCTGATGGGCTTCTCGAAGATGGGTGCCTCCTGGGAGATGATAATCATTGGCCGCTTTGTGGTGGGGCTGTACTGCGGGTTGACCACTGGTTTTGTGCCCATGTACGTGGGTGAGATTGCTCCCACTGCCCTCCGGGGGGCGCTGGGCACCCTCCATCAGCTGGGCATAGTCATCGGGATCCTCATGGCACAG ATTTTTGGGATGGAGGAGATTATGGGCAGTGCCTCCCTCTGGCCCGTCCTGTTGGGTTTCACCTTCATCCCCGCCGTGGTGCAGTGTGCCATCCTCCCCTTCTGCCCCGAGAGTCCTCGCTTCCTGCTCATCATCCGCAACGAGGAGAACAAGGCAAAGAGCG TTCTAAAGAAGCTGCGTGGCACGACGGACGTGGGTGCTGACATGCAGGAGATGAAGGAGGAGAGCAGGCAGATGATGAGGGAGAAGAAGGTGACCATCCCTGAGCTGTTCCGCTCACCTCTGTACAGACAGCCCATCCTAATCGCCATCGTGCTGCAGCTGTCCCAACAGCTGTCAGGAATTAATGCT GTATTCTATTACTCCACTGATATCTTCAGGAGAGCTGGAGTGGCACAGCCAGTGTATGCCACCATCGGTGCTGGAGTCGTCAACACTGCGTTCACCATCGTTTCG CTCTTCATAGTGGAGCGTGCCGGCCGTAGGTCTCTGCATCTCATTGGACTTCTGGGCATGGCAGGCTGTGCTGTTCTGATGACCATAGCGTTGGCTCTGTTG GAAAAGGTGGCCTGGATGTCCTATGTTAGTATCGTGGCAATCTTCGGCTTTGTGGCATTCTTCGAGATTGGCCCCGGACCCATCCCCTGGTTCATAGTGGCAGAGCTGTTCAGCCAGGGGCCCCGGCCCTCTGCCTTTGCTGTGGCTGGCTTCTCCAACTGGATGGCCAACTTCATCGTGGGCATGGGCTTCCAGTATCTCGCG GAATGGTGTGGGGCCTACGTCTTTGTCATCTTCACCGTCCTGCTTCTGGTATTTTTCGTGTTCACCTACTTCAAAGTGCCGGAGACCAAGGGCAGGACGTTCGACGAGATCTCGGCCGGGTTCCGCCAAGGCTCGGGCTCCAACCCCAGCGAGAAGCACTCCCCTGAAGAGCTCAACAGCCTGGGCGCTGACTCCCAGCTTTAA